Within Capra hircus breed San Clemente chromosome 7, ASM170441v1, whole genome shotgun sequence, the genomic segment ctctCGGCTACCAGGGCCTCACGCCGTTGTTAACAGACACCAACCTGGTTTAAGTTGTTTATTTTCACATGTCAATGCTGTTCCCTGACACCTGAGAAAAGGGGACACAACGCTGGTGACCCCAGGGGCCCACCTGGGTCTGAAGGTGCCCAGCCACTCAGTCAGCTGGACCCCCACTCCACCCAACTCTGAGGAAGACCTTCTCCAGAAAGGGACGCCCCTCATGTGCCAACAGAAACAGCATGAGTGTCCATGAGCTGAGACAAGGCAAAAGCCCCTGGCGATGTGAGGAAAGCCAAGGACGGTTTAGGCCAGCGCCTATGCCTCAGCGTCTAGCCCGTCGGGGTCCAGTCGGCGACACTGGGCCTCCAGGACACCGCAGAAGGCCTGGAAGCGGTGATTGAGGTCAGGCCGGGCGTGCAGGCGGAAGCGGGTGCCCAGCGCGCCGTCAGGCGAGGGCGCCCCATAAAAGACACGCCGCACTCGAGAGTGGACCAGGGCCATGGCGCACATGGCACAGGGCTCACGGGTGATGTACAGGTCGTAGCCGGTGCACACGTAAGGCAGCCCGTCCTCGTCCTCGTCCAGCTTGCGCACAGAGCCGGCGCGGACAGCCGGCGCGAAGGAGCAGGCAGGGTGGGGCGCCAGGTTGTAGGCACCGCAGCCCTGGCCTCGTGCCACCAGGTCAATGCACACCATGGCAGCGTGCAGCAGGGGGCTGGCGGCGGTGCTGCAGTCGTGGCCCGTGGCCAGCACGCGGCCTGAGGCCGGATCCACCACCACCGCGCCCACGGCCCTCAAGCCCCTCGAGGCTGCCTGCTGCGCGGCCCACACGGCCCGCTCCATGTGGGCCTGCATTGCAGCCCGCTCCTGTGTCGAGAATAGGCATCCAGCCAGGGCTCGGGTCACCTGCCTGTCCTCGTGAAAAGTCGTGGGCCAGTGAGTGCGTGCCTCCTCGAACTGGCTCCTGGTCAGGGGCGGCCGCACAGGCACAGGCACCAGGAAGGGCTGCCCCAAGCCACGGGTGTCCACATCCGGCCGCGGGAGGAGCTCGGCCAGTGATCGTGAGTCCCGGGCCGGCCCCGCCAGGCACAGCAGTATTTCCAGAGAGTGCGGGCGGCTGGGGTCAGGGCTGGGCCGCACCCTCTTGAGGTGAGGCTGCGCAGGCAGCGGGTGGACTGCTGACACCTCCTTGAGGAGGCGTGAGGTCTGGCTCTTGTCCAGGACGGGCGCAGCATAGGCCAGCACCAGCTCCACAGCCCCAGACTGCTGCTCTGACAGAACCGGGAGGGCTTGCCACGGCGGTTCTTGCTCAGGACTCCCGGCCTTTGCATCTCTGCGCAGCTCCATGACGCTCGGGGCGGGGTCCATCCTCAGTGGGGCTCTGACTGTGGGAGACAGAGACCGGAGCAGGGCATCATCCTGGGCTGTGGGGGGGCCTGGCGAGCTGGAGGGGTCGTCCCAGGAGCGTGCCAAGTCTGCAGGCTCGTCCCACCGAGCAAAAGGCACCAGTAGTCGTGCTCTCACATCTTACTAACGCCGTGTCTGCACAGAGTTTAAATCGCCCTTGTCTGGGTGTCTTTtctctccccccctttttttactGAGAAGTGCCATGAGCAAAAATGCACACTGGGTCCCAGAGACttaatacaaaagagaaaatgtaacTGTCTCATTAAGTCTCTTTCTgtattccatggacacagaagacCGACTCACTACACCACTTTATTCAAAGGCCTTGAGATCCTTGGATCGTCTTATCCTTGGCGGCCCTGGACCCAGTTCCCCATGGATGCCGAGGGATGGCTGTGTTGACTACATGGCTGAAATGGGAATACTCTACGTGTCTCAGGTTAAATAAACGTATGATTAAGGTTAAGTTTGATCGTTTCTTTGTAGTTTCCCAAAACGTGGCTTCTACACATTTCATGTCATGTACACGTCTCGCGTTATATTTCTACTGGTCAGGGCTGCCCTAGATGAGAGCAGAAATGGGCCACAGATGACCTTCACGTGGCTCCAGGGGAGCTCTGTGCCATGGCTGCAGAGCCTGGTGCCCTGGCAGTATCTGGGTTTGGACcaacccctcccacctctttcccaTGGACGAGGTGTGCTGAGACCGTGTCACAGCCTGGCCCTTACTGCTTCAACGCAGCCTACTCATCACTCCTCAGCCCATAGGCCCTGCAGCGGGCACAGGAGGTCCTCACCAACCACTCCAGCAAACACACAGCGTGGCTGGGGGCCCCTGGGGTACCCAGGACGCCAGGGCCAGGTCAGGCCCTGAGGAGGGTCTTGGGCGTGCTGGCTGTAAATCCGCTCCCAGCACACACCATGCCCAATGCAAAACGGCCCCCACAGCCTGCTCCAGGCCACAAAAGGCCCCACTGTGTCCTGGGCAAGACAGACACAGTCCTGTTTGTCCCTCCAAGACTGCAACCTCTGTCTgacagaaacaaaacaagtaaCAGAGACAGGAGGCTGGCCTCggactgctgctgctggggctgcCATCCTCCAGGGAGGAAATAAAAACTACCAGGAGGCTAC encodes:
- the ADAT3 gene encoding probable inactive tRNA-specific adenosine deaminase-like protein 3, which gives rise to MAVQRRENKARVGWDPKPELEADLNQSRPPLRLTPTPPLELRSRRAPRFQAVAEAEQAGWLLRLGEAQRFRPSPQASGRLGQPSSSVLSVYKLSARFGRKRPVFLYVLFVRVLIRAPLRMDPAPSVMELRRDAKAGSPEQEPPWQALPVLSEQQSGAVELVLAYAAPVLDKSQTSRLLKEVSAVHPLPAQPHLKRVRPSPDPSRPHSLEILLCLAGPARDSRSLAELLPRPDVDTRGLGQPFLVPVPVRPPLTRSQFEEARTHWPTTFHEDRQVTRALAGCLFSTQERAAMQAHMERAVWAAQQAASRGLRAVGAVVVDPASGRVLATGHDCSTAASPLLHAAMVCIDLVARGQGCGAYNLAPHPACSFAPAVRAGSVRKLDEDEDGLPYVCTGYDLYITREPCAMCAMALVHSRVRRVFYGAPSPDGALGTRFRLHARPDLNHRFQAFCGVLEAQCRRLDPDGLDAEA